GGAGCCCGTGATCATCTCGCCGTACAGCGATCAGGTACACCGTCTCGAGAACGAGCTTCCGGTCGACGGGCTGGAGATCGACACCGTCGACGGCTTCCAGGGGCGGGAGAAGGAAGCCGTCATCGTCTCGCTGGTCCGGAGCAACGACCGCGGTGCGGTCGGCTTCCTCGAGGAATCCCGCCGGTTCAACGTCGCACTCACCCGAGCCCGTCGGAAAGCTGTCGTCGTTGGCGACAGCGACACGGTCACCGAGGTAGATGTCCTCGACGAC
This genomic window from Natronococcus occultus SP4 contains:
- a CDS encoding AAA domain-containing protein — its product is MQPGSPTGPIRYGCPTLSTVLVHGLEEEGPGDVVGALTGEADVDSDRIGEIEIDGEEALVADYARTLLEAGLEPEEPVIISPYSDQVHRLENELPVDGLEIDTVDGFQGREKEAVIVSLVRSNDRGAVGFLEESRRFNVALTRARRKAVVVGDSDTVTEVDVLDDFLAYVRDRGTVVDAV